The nucleotide window AACGATCGTTATAACTAGAGATGTACTACGTTCGTGGCACTAGCTACCATTGCGTCTGCGTGAATGATGGAGAGAAGCACGCCCGCGATATGTATTTATGGGAGCGACTAGGCGACTgatctttttcttttgtttcagCCACTTTGCTCTCCACCGACAGATCTTGATCCAACGGCCAAGTGTCGCAGTTTTAAACTAAGCTTAATTCAACCTTAGTTCAAACTAAAACGCTTATTATGAATCGGAGGGAGTACCTTCTAGAGGCACTCTcactctctctccctcctccaacaCAGCCTCCAATCAGTCCACGGAGCCGTTCGGACCACAATTTTTCAGCAAAGCCGAAACAAAACCAAGGGGGCTTTTTCGGAGCCTGGACACAAGCCACGTAGGTCTCACACACCCCATGCCCACCAAAAGTAAGGCAGAGCCCGGACTTTTGTACCTGGCCGCACTATTTCCGCGGCAAAATACCCTACTTTCTTCTTTCATCCCTTCGATCTCCACCCAATACCCTACTCTCTTCTTCCCTCGCTCAGCCGACGCATGGAGCCGGAGGAGAACCTGCCAGAGACGGAGATGGTGGAGGATCCGAGCATCACGCTCGCCCGAAAAATCAATTCGGCGACACGGCAAAATCGTTGCGTTAAAGCGAAGGCCACAAAGGCAAAAATACCCAAGAATTAAAAGGCCGGCAGAGGGCATGCGGGTAGCATACGTGGCGGCGGGCTTCCTGGTCACGGACATGGTGGAGGTCGGGGCCCCATATTTGCCGACCGTGCATACACCGCCATGGCCCAAGCTTTACAAGGATCTGTAGTTCTACACGGCCAAGCAACTCGGTAGGCAGTCCACGACAACCAACGCGTGGCATGTGCCTTTCACCGTTGACGTCAACATGATGGAGGTGCTTTTCTCAGAATGTTCATCGCCGCAGCTGGTCTGGACACGGACGTCGGACAGGAAGCTGATGGGTGCCTGCACGGTGTTCGCTGGTATGCCTAAAGCAGGAGAGTCGGCGTACTACGACACGGACATGGATATTTTCTACATAATCCATGAGGAAGGCGGATGAGGAAGAGGTTGCTATGAGGATTGGCAGGTGGATGACTCAAAGCCCATCTAGGACGGCTCGTACACCAGTGGGATCCTAGTACACCTAGTCCAGCAACATTCACTCAGACGGGCACCCAGGTAAGCTACACCCAGTCGGCACATACACCTAGCTGGGCACAGACACACAGCACCAGGATCGAGCGGATGGACAACAAGGTGATGAGGAGGACGACGAGTATGATGATCCAGCTGATGTAAAGAAAAGGGGTAGAGAAGAAAGCTTCAGCATGGGGAGGACGAGCTGTTGTGCGATGCATAGTTGGCTACTATGTGGAGCCCACATGTAagtttcctcttcctcctctctttcttcttcctctatctcttCTCTTCCCTCCTCTGTGCCTCCCATGTCGGCCCTCTACCCTCCCGAGCCGGCGACCCCCTCCCCTCCCAAGCCGGTGACCCTCCGCCCCAAGCCGGCGACCCTCCCCCCAAGCCGGCACCCCTTCCCCCATCCCAAGCCGGCGACAACCCTCCCTCTCCTTCCCAGCATCCCAACAGTCGTGGTAGGTGCTCGCCGGAGCTCCTGGTGGCGACGGTGGCGACAAGGCCGGCCTTGTCTGCGGCGACGGGAGGTGTGCACTCCACTAGCGGCGCAGGCCGTCGCGTCGAGCTTGAGGAGCTCGCGGCAGGGGATGGTGGCGGCCGCAGGCGAGGCACGGTGTGGTGGCAGGCGAGTCGCAAGTCATGGCGTGGCCGCAGGCAAGGCACGGCGAGGCGGCAGGGGAGTCATGGCGTGGCGGCGGCTGCAGGCGAGGCCCGACATAGCGGCCGCTGCTGGCGCGACTCACCGGCCTCAGGCGATGACCAACGCGGATCCAGCCGCTATGGGCGCGGCTGGCCGGCCTCAGGTGGTGGGCGGCGTGGATTCCGCCGCTGCAGGCACGGCTCGCCGGCCGGAGGAAGCATCGCTGCCCTGCCGAGCGGGATCGAGCTCCTGGCTGCTGTCGAGACCCGATTGCTTTTTCAGAAAATTCACTTTTTTCATAAAACTTACAGGGACCCGATTGCGTTCTAAAAAACATACATGCGGGACCCACATGTAAGTTAACGGTCAAAGTAAACGGTCAAACAAACGGTTATCTTACATGCGGGCCCGACTTGTCATAATCCTGGTCAGCTGATAAAGACTTGACGATTTGGTTTTTTTGAAACAGCCGACCACACATTTGGTAGTTATACGAGGAAAATTAAAAACCGGTAGTTTTTTGGAACGCTAGCCTATAAAGtagtagttttatgctatttactcGATGTTATCCAAGAGGCTGTGTCGAAGTATTGCGGGCGCTTGAGACAACTCATCGCACGATGGCCTAGTAGTGCACAAATCACCGAGCCGGTAAGTTGTTAATATGTGTACATCATTTGGccgaatatgcattgttttgTAGATCATTTGTAGCCGCATAGTTTTGTAGATCATTTTTGGCGGATATGCATAGTTTTATAGACCACTTaccggatatgcattgttttgttGATGATTTGCAGccgaatatgcattgttttgTAAATCGTTTTGGCATATATGCATATTGTTCTAGATCACTTGCCGGCTATGCATTGTTTTCTTGATGATTCTCAGCCGGATATGCATTATTTTGTAAAAAATATGTAGCATGATTGTTTTGTACATAGTTTATGTCCGGATATGCAATGTTTTGTTGATTATTTGTAGCCGGATATGCATTGTTGTGTACATCATTTCTTGCAGGATATCTATGCATTGTCTTGTACATAATTTATAGGCGGATATGCATAGTTTTGTAGATCACTTCCCGGATATGCATCATTTTGTTGATTATTTGCAACCGGATATGCACTGTTTGTACATAATTTGTAGTTGGATACGCTTTGTTTTGTTGATCATTTGTAGTCGGATTTGCATTGTTTTGTTAATCATTTGTAGCCGGATATGCATTGTTGACAATGTTTTATTTTGTAGCCTTCCCGTGCGTGTAGTGTGTTCTTGAAGTTGGAGAAGAAAACCTTCACCATCATGCATTGTTGGTTGAAATTGAGTACACAGCCCAAGTGAAACCTATACATTGCCAAGACCGTTACCCAAGACACCTAGGAATAAACCGCTGATCCAACCGACCGAACAAAAGAATCGCCCAAGAAGGTTAGAATAGGCTTCTTGGGAAAGAAGTGGGAGGAGGAGAGGACGAAGCGAGAAGGTACGCAAGCTAAGATGATAGAGAGGTTCGAAGACATCTTGACGAAGATGGAGGAGGCATACGTAGCGCTCGGACGCCAAGGAGGCATGCAATGCCGAGAGGTTTAACATTTTGATGACGGCAAGTGAGAAGAAGCTCAAGCTCCGAGAGAGGAAGACCATGCTTGAAGAGAAGAAGATCAAGCTCGAGAAGAAGAAGGTGGTGATCAGAGTGCCTCAGACGACGTGAAGATGCTAAGCTTGAAGATGGAGAATTTAGATGAGGACGCAAGAATGATCGTGCAAGTAGTTTGTTTGAAGCAGTGGAAGAAGGATGAGTTGGAGAGGGCGGCCAAGGCGGATAAGGAGGCAGCGGCGGCGCCCAAGACGATGGCGATGGCAGTATGAGCGTGGAGGCTCGGATTGCCGGTCCGgcaaaacagaaagtttatttGTTTACATGGATTGCCGGACTGATATTCTTTTGTGATCGGAAATTTAAAAACTAAGAATACGTGCATCTTTTTGGTTGTGATCGGGATATGATGTGATCCGGCACCACTGTGATCTGGCACACACTATGGATCAGACGTATTTGAATTTCAAATTTTCTTTTACTGCCGGACATATAAGGGATATCTATGAATAGTCGGCTCCAGCATTAGTGTTCGTGGATGGATGCCTGTCTACGGGTCATTATCTAGATGCCCTTAAGCATTATATTGTACACTAGGACCTCATATTTCGGTAAATCAGAGGCGCCCTTAGGAGTTTTGAGACTTAAGTTGTTCAGTTGCACCTTGCAAAAAGAAGCATGTTAGGGCATCTTCAACGCCAACCCTCAAATATTCTCTGGAATTCGTCCACGGACACAGGGAACCAATCTGCGGACACTGATGCCGGAACCGACCAACCAACGTTGCCTGCATACATTCCATCCACTGTTTGAACTAACTCGACGAAATTTCATGCGAACACAGTGGATTCTCATATAAAGCCGACGAGATtcatgcaaacacggcagatatTCATATAAACAAGATGAAATTCATTACAATTTTCATATAAACCAAACATGCCGGATTCGTGATTGTGACCGCGGGGCCCGACCATGGCAGAGCTGGCGATGTCCTCCTCATCGTCGCTCTTGCCCCTCACCTCACCTACCGCCTCGTCAAACTCCGTGTAGGTGGCCACCAATTCCGCCTGATACTGCCAGTGACGCCAGCGGTCACGGTGGATGTTGCCGGTGGAGCGGTAGGAGTCGAGCAGCGTCTCCTGCTCCGCCACATCGTTGTCCGATAGGATGTACGTGTCGGCGATGAGTTGCTCCTCCGCACGCGGGTGCTCCTCGAGGAGGCTGCGGTTGTAGGCCTGGTCGGCCTACACCTATCTGAACTGAGCCTGCTGCTCCTCCTGCAGCATGTCTGTGTAGTGCACACGGGCCTCGCCAGAGCCGATGGGCATGCCGCCGGCTCCGTCTGCCTGCCGACAACATTGGCGGTTATCTCCTTCTTCTACTCGGACGAGAGGTGGTCCCAAAGGGCTTTGGAGCGCGAGGAGGCCATGGCGGGCGTGGTGCGGAGAGGAGAAATGGACCTACGGATGACTACGGCTATGGACAGGGCTGGAATTTATATAGTGCAGCAGATGGCAATGCGCCACGACGATGTGGTAAATGGAGGGCGGCAGACTGGCAGGCGACTAGCGTTGAAGTAGGTTCCTCGACAATTGCATATCATTAATGCAGGCGACCGACCGCCATGGTGTTATTTGAACgtggagcagtcgcgtgcactgGTAAGCGCGGCGAGCGACGCTCTCACGGCTGGCGACAGTGAGAGGTCGCATCTGCTCTAGCCGAGCGTGGATGTGGCACTGACACTTCGGAGCGGCGCCGACCATTTAGGGCGGGAAGCAAGTGCTGGTGAGGGAGGGGAGtttgggtgggccagggcagtcagacGCAAGTGTGGCAGCGGTCTGGACGCCCGCAAAGGTCCCCTAGTTTGTCTCCGGATTACGGGAGAAAGTACATCTGGACCGCCAGTCCGGACCACATCTGGACACCGTCATCGCTCATTGGTTCTTAGCCACACGAGATAAGCCATCCCATGGCATCTACCGTGAAAATACCATGATAGGTATGATGCATTTTAGGGTTATGGTTTTGCTTGAATATGTGTGGTATGCCTAACATTGTTGTTGGTAACAAGATCTAGCGTTAGGGTTAGGGATTATACTAGGGTTAGAGTTTAGGTTTACTTCTCAAATTGTAGGATGGCACCGGTTATCTTCTTTGAGTCATCTATTAAGGCCCCGATTTCACCACAGAAGAGCAAGAACTAGGGTTTGCAAATACGTGAGCAATGCAGCCGAAATAGATGATTCCAACCAACCAAAAGGAGAGGGTGAGAGAGGTACCTTGAGTGATGAAAATGCTACAAATTTACCGGACAAATCTCAAGCAATGGAGAGAGATCTAGAAGGTGCTTGGgtgggggagagagagaggagaggagcTGAGCTCGGGGAAGGGAAGAAGAGCGTGGGGGTGaatggagggggggggggctgggGGCCACACCGCCATTGGCCCCCGCGGTAGCAGAACACAACCTACCGCCATCGCCTCCGGCGTTAGGCGACTCATCCACGTCAGCATCATTGATGGACCGTTAGCCGTCTGTTGTTACCCTACTGCCGGAGGCGATGGCGGTAGACTGTGTTCTGCTGCCGCTGAGCCCAATTGTGGTAGGAAAATGGTCAGATAAcgattttttttgaaaggggTGTCAGATTGTGCTGAAGTTTCAAAAAAGGGTCAAAACAGTGAATTTGGCCACACCCGGAGACCTTGATGGCCAAATAAAATCCGTTGGCCAGTTTCTCCTTTGTTGATTTATATTGTGTTATTAATGATCTCTATTTGGTTGTATCAATTTGTTTAATTCGACAAAATTAATTGTGGCAGCAATTTCTTGTTTTATACTCACAAGTTTCTATTAGAATTTATGGATGGTGAACTAATTATATCATGTTGATTTGATTTTCATGATTTTACTTGTATTAGTGTAGCCAAATTTTAAATAATACAAATGTACTACCTAATAAGTGTCGCTGTTTTGAACCGTTGTTGAAAAAATAGTTCAAAActgcgacacttattttggataGGAGGAAGTAACATTTTTAATGGCATTGACCAGCTACTGTCTCAACCATCAAAATCATTAAATATATTTGCTTTTTTGTTTCTCCGTCTCTTCTCAATTCACATGGCTATCCCTTTtctttcttcatcttctttgttCGTCCATCTGCTTCATATATCAACCACGACAATAATTTTGGAACAGACGGAGTAGCTTTAtatgttttatttcttttcttgctCAAAACAATTCCACCATATGCTCAGCCCCATTCCACAACTAACTTTCTTCTCCATTAACAACCCGTGTGTTTCTTAAGTGCACCGGAAGACCAGCATTATAACATTCGACTAAACCACAGTATTATGTACCCGGTGTCTCTTCATTACCCCGGCAGGCCAACCAACTAGAGAATCGACCTACCAACCAGCTTTGATGTCGCAGTAAACAGAAGCAGAGTACCTGCAAACAGAGGACGTACAGGCGTGCAGAGTACCTGCAAACAGTGGCCAATGTATCTCTGCTCTCGTAAGTACCCTGCGTCCCCGGCCTGCTACCAGCTCCATCACGTCGTCTCGTCTCGTCTCGCCCTCGTCTCATAAACTTGTTTCTCGACGTACTAACAAAGCTGGTACAGTAGTAAATGGCGCCGCAAATTAAAGAATCGATTAGCAATGGTAGGTCAACATATATCCATATAAGGAAGACGCAGGCCCAGGCAGGTCACCTCGCTGCACTGCAGCTATCTAGCTAGTGCTCGTCGCGGATCGACGTGACTGCGCATGCATTGCATTGCATGCACTCCACTGCTTGCAATGCAACCAAGCTGCATTCAATCGATGTAGGACAAGTGGATCCGCGTAGCTACTCCATGACAGCCCTAGCCACCCCGTGAGAGACTCGGTGGGCATCTCGCACTGCTGCACTGCGCTCCTACACAGTTGATTTTCATTCAATATGGAAGTACGGTATGTACTTTCTGCAATTAACTCATACTGGCACTTGGCAGGCCATGAAGCCAAGGATGGATCGTCATCCATGCACGTATTATAGCCGGCAGACATACATGAGGAGAGTGTCTGGTTCCCACGGTGTCGCTCACAAATCTATAACGCACGAAGAACGTCTCTGACCATCTCTAATCTTTTGAGCCCGTCTCTAACATAAATACAGCCAATTGTTGAGTACATCTGTACAAGAGTTTACTTTGTGTTTCCTTGTCAATTACAAAGATCGATCCAGCCGGCCTGATTTGTGTTATGAACGGTTTTGGTCAATCTAAATCATCGAGTAAGATTTTAATATTCTATGTATGGATGGATAGCCTGATCAATCCAATTTCTGCTCGTGCTGCTATTTATTTTTGTCAGACAACGCATCTACCAGGCTGGTGCTCGTGTCTCCAAGGGAAGGAAGGTGGGGGCGCTTCATCAATCGACAGACCATACTACAGTGTTATCACACCTGCAGCCATAACTTGAAGCGTAGTACTGGCTGGCCCTAGCGAGAGAGCAACGTGCGTGTAGTAAATGGTCGCGGAAGGAAGGAGGACGAGCCAGTCTCGACGTGATTATACATGGATTGCATTGTAGTATTGCATGCTCAATCAGTTCTGCAGGTTCCACATGACACTTGTTGCGATCAATTCTTCATCACATTCAATCGGTGTAGGACAAGTGGATGCGCGTACGTAGCTAGATACATATAGAGCCGTGACCATGCTTTGTGAAACAACAACATCTCGGCatcctttcaaaaaaaaaacatcAGCATCGTCTCTTCTTTTAAATGTAAACAGCTACACAACATGATGATTGGTTCGAAGGTGAAAAAAGCAGCCCGGCCGCATTGTATAACTATGCAGTGAATTTTTAGGCAAAGCACTTGGCGAGAGGCAGGTCTGGTGCCTTTGCTTCCATTGGCAGGCAAGTGGACTGTCTCCATTGACAGGCATGCGAGCTTCCATTGCTGCATAGCTACCGAGCTGAACGGAGCACTTGATTAGCCCTAGCCCTAGCCTGTCTGTGGCAGCGGAGCTATTACTCTCTAGCCAGCTTAGCGTGTGATCGCGCAAGACTCGGCGTGCAGCTCGTGTTGCTGCACTGCACTTATACACAATTGATTCAACGACAGTAAGGTATACGTTCCTCTGTACAATTAACTCATACTGGCACTCtgccaggcaggcaggcaggcaagcGGGCATGCGTATAACCAGCCGTGCGTGGCTGGACGGATCCTCATCCATTCAGCCGGCCGGCCTCCAATCAATACAGCATCGGTATATTAAGCGTCTCTAATCGTCTTTGAAGATTTTATTAGTCGACGAACAACCAATAGGATCTTAATGATTTCATGCTCTAACGGTCTAATTGACAGCTCCGTCATAAAGGTGAGTGGGCGCGACGGTGCTGGTTGCGGACGTCCGACAATGTCTCTGTAGCAGCCGGAGAAGTACAACAACGGCGGTGGAGGTGGATGGTGCGGATGAAAAGCAATGGGGAGAAGAGGCGAAATGGAAGAAAATGGGATCAGGAGGGGGATTGGGTGGGCCGGGGGTGTTGGAGTCCTACGTGTCTCTGTTCGGACTCCCGCAAATCTTCCCCCACTTTGTCTCAATTTGGGAAGAAACGGACCCATTTTGTTTGTTTGTGTTTGTCTTTGGCTGCAGGGCCAAACAAAAACTGCCCAACACACGGacctatttttattttttgtccgtTTAATGCCCATTTGGACACAGTTCAGTTTCAAATTTGGGACAGATTTAAGTCGGAGACGAACACAAAACAAATGATTCCTGTGTCCTCTTCGTCCGCCTCTGTTCGGCACATGTCCCGTCAGGCCCACCTGCCATCCACGTCGCGCGCGGCAGGAGGATGTGGTGCGTCTTTACTTACATCGTCGTATGGACACGCTGTGATCGATGTGAATGCACGACACTGTATATGTACCACGTTCGGGCGGGGTGCCAGTAGCAGGCTGCGGTGCACTGCAGCAGCGGCGCGACCTGCCGAGTCTTCCGCGACCATTTACTACACGCACGTTACTCTCTAGGTAGTAGCAGTACATGTGACAACAGTGTATAGAAGTTAAGAGAGCCAAGATGGCAGGGCGCATTGAGTTGTACAGTATGTGGATTGAAGAAGCCCCTCACTTTCCTGCACTTGGAGACACAAGCACCTGCCTGGTAGATAAATATTCAGTTGAGTGCTACTATGATACGAGTTGGAAATTTTTTAACATTAGATGTGtcaaaaaaattgaatttttttatgAATGTTCATCACAAATATTTTTTACAGTGTTTAAACATTTTTTTAACGCATGTACATATTTTGAATTGCACAAATAATCCAAGGGTTTCTCATGGTTCAGCACATGAGAAGAGAGCATGCTCTCCCACGGTGTCGCTCACAAATAATGCATGGAGATGGTGTTTAATCGTCTCTCTAATAATCATCTCGCGAGAAAAATCATCTCTAATAATCGGCAAAAGATAAATGAGTAGAGTTCCGGTACACTCTCTCTTGAAAAGTTAGTACGTGCACCTGACGACACTAGAGTGCAGCCGACCAGGCCACTTTGCGAGAGGCAGCTCAGGTCCCTGTGCCTCGAATGGAAGACAAGTAAATGGGCTGCCCCTCCACTGACACCAGCCAAGTGGGCTTCCACTATTATTAGACCCCGACCTAGCTACCCCTTATGCATTTGCCTAAAAAAAAAGCTACCTTATGCATGGCAACCGAGCTGGAGCAGCCAGCTAGTAGGAGTAGGTGCTTGGGCGTGGTAAATAGAGAAGGCACCGGGAAAGACTCGGAAGTCAGGTCGCGGTGCGGCTGCACTGCTGCCTGGTGCGCTCTGCATCCACGTCACAGCCCGACGTCCAACTGTCTGACGTCATGGCACTGGCGTATGCTCATGGTTGCATATTTAAAGTTGAGCAAAAATATACTCTTAATTAACAGTTTTAGTACCTTTTTATCACAATGGAGAATCTTTTTTTTGCAAAGTGTCACAATGGAGAATTAATTAACTAAagtttttttttactttttaaTGACAAATCTATGCAGTATATTTCGGTAAACTATGAATGCTTACTAATCGAGGAGTTATGGCCAACAAAACTTGCAAGGTGTAGGTTCAAATATTAGTACCAGGCAGTAAGCCTTGTAAATATTACTCCCTCCAATCCTAATAAGGGTTTACACTACTACTGCTACTTCTACCTAACACATAGACACACATGATAATGTAAATAAACACAATGAGGTTTTATTTGACACGAATACAAAGTAACTCAATGGTTTTGTAATATTCAAGAATTTGCTCAAGCTCTCGCCAGTACTATTTATCTTGTCACATTTGCTAATATAGAGTCACCCAAAAAATAGGGTCATTTCTGTCAATTCCCTCATGAGGGCAAAGTGACATAGAGGTGTAGATGGGGGCGACGCGGCCGGAACTGTGTTGTCGACGAGGCCTCGCCAGGACCGAGTTGGAGAGGTTATGTTGTGGTTACCCATGACATCGTCGGTGGAAGTGTGGTAACAGGTTGATTGCTGCGGGTATAGGGCCTTGTAGTTTTGACCGCTGCTCGAGGGATGTCACGGCCAGCGACGCATCTCCAAAGAAGGTAAGGTTTGGAGAGGAAAGAAGAAGGGTTGCACTTCATTAGATGCAGACCGAACGATGGAGGAGAGTTGGTGGTAGGTAGATCACCTAGGGTTAGAGTTTGTCACTTAAGTTTACGGTTGGTCGTCCAGGGTTAGCGTCTGCCGTTGAGGGTTAGGACTTGTCTATCAAGGCTAGAGTTTTCCATTTAAGTTTAGGGTTTGTCATTTTAGTGTAGGTTCTTTTATGTAGGTTTAGAGTTTGTAATTGAGGGTTTACAGTATTACACACACACTTCAAACATACAAAGCACACAATTTGAATTCATCCAAAAGTACAATATAATGCAAAAACACACAATGAGATTTGTTCGTTGATATGAATCTTAGTTAGTGCGTACTATTAAAATACCTTGTTATGATTCGTTGCATTGAGCAATCTTCTCAATAATACTAGTGTTTTTCTTGAAGCTGGTCTATCTCAATCCGTGGACGTGACAATGTATTATGTAGGTCATTTTGCTGGCACAATCATTAACATCTCCTTCCTCAGTGTGTTAGCTAGTCGTCCACGCTCACGCGATGTGGTATGCAACGCACTCTCCCCTTACATGTTGAGAGCACCAAGCTTCTATATATAGAGCCAAATCGGAACAACATTTTCAACGTAGTGTTCTGGAGCTAGCTACCAAGAAGCCATAATGTGCTCCCTCGTCGTCATCCTCCTCTTGTCCATTAGTTCCTCGGTTGCCCATGGCGCCGGAGCAGGTCGCCAGCGCTACCATGTGGTGGCGAGCAGCCACTTGGAGCCCAAATCCTTCTGCTCCGGCCTCAAGGGTTCGTAACGTACACGCATTCATGCATGCAAATCGATCAATGTCCATGCACTGGCTCCATAGGTTTCATGGCTAACCCATGCGTGTTTGTTTTTTCTTTGCATGCAGTGGCTCCATCGGCCGAGGGTACGTGGGTGCCGCTGCACCGTCCGTTCGGCCCCTGCTCGCCGTCCGCCGGCAGGGTACCGGTGCCGTCCTTGCTGGAGATGCTCCGGTGGGACCAGGTTCGCACAGAGTATGTCCGGAGGAAGGCCAGCGTCGGGGCGGAGGACGTGCTCAACCCAGCCAAGCCGCACGTGGAGATGTATCAGACGGACTTCAGTCTCCGTTCGCCCTTCGAGGTGGGCTCCGGCTCCGGCAGCTCGGCGCGGATCGACGCCGACGGCGACCCCACGGTCGCGTCCCAGCAGACCATGGCCATCGACACGACCGTGGACGTGCCGTGGATCCAGTGCGCCCCCTGCCCCATCCCCCAGTGCTACCCGCAGCGGGACCCCTTGTTCGACCCCAGCACGTCGAGCACCGCCGCGGCCGTCCGCTGCAGCTCGCCCGCCTGCCGCTCCCTCGGCCCCTACGGCAACGGCTGCTCCAACACGTCCGCCAACGCCGAGTGCCGGTACCTCATCGAGTACAGCGACGACCGCGCCACCGCCGGGACGTACATGACCGACACGCTCACCATCAGCGGCAGCACCACCGTCCGCAACTTCCGGTTCGGGTGCAGCCACGCCGTGCGCGGCAAGTTCAGCGACCTCACCGCCGGGACCATGTCCCTCGGTGGCGGCGCCCAGTCGCTCCTCGCCCAGACGGCCCGCTCCCTGGGCAATGCCTTCTCCTACTGCGTCCCGCCGGCCAGCGCCTCCGGCTTCCTCTCCATCGGCGGGCCAGTGACGACCAACTCCACGACCGTGTTCGCCACCACGCCACTTGTCAGGAGCGCCATCAACCCGAGCCTGTACCTTGTGCGGCTCCAGGGCATCGTCGTGGCGGGGCGCCGGCTCAGGATCCAGCCGGTGGTCTTCTCCGCCGGGGCGGTCATGGACTCGAGCGCCGTCATCACGCAGCTGCCCCCCACCGCATACCGCGCGCTGCGCCGGGCCTTCAGGAGCGCCATGAGGGCGTACCCGAGGAGCGGGGCCACGGGGACCCTGGACACCTGCTACGACTTCCTGGGGCTGACCAACGTGAGGGTGCCCGCCGTGTCCCTGGTGTTCGGCGGCGGCGCCGTGGTGGTGCTGGACCCGCCGGCCGTGATGCTCGGGGGATGCCTCGCCTTCACGGCCACCTCCTCGGACCTGGCTCTCGGCTTCATCGGCAACGTGCAGCAGCAGACGCACGAGGTGCTCTACGACGTCGCCGCTGGGGGTGTCGGCTTCCGCCGTGGCGGCTGTTAGTGTTCGACGGCATAATCCCGTTGCCGTACGTTTGCTTAAGCTGTCTTGCTAGTGAATTAAAGAGCCATGCATCGTGTGCTTGGCCGCTGTATCTCTATCTCGTAGCGTAGTAGAGGTAGGGTAGCTACCAGGATGAGTTCGTGGGATGGCACGAGCTCCAGTCTTTTATGCATGTGTTGTAACCTGTAATTGAAGGAGACCCATAAATCAGAGAAAATGCTGTAAGCTTTACACAGCGCCAAACCATGTCTCTTGTGAACTCTGGTGCAGCTTGTGGTGCATGAATTTGTGAACATGTGAGCCTCTGGCTTAGACTTACCGTATTCTTACCAGGTTTATGGTATGTGAGGAACATATTTCGTTGGCCGAGACAAATTTCA belongs to Triticum urartu cultivar G1812 chromosome 7, Tu2.1, whole genome shotgun sequence and includes:
- the LOC125521564 gene encoding aspartyl protease family protein At5g10770-like, with translation MCSLVVILLLSISSSVAHGAGAGRQRYHVVASSHLEPKSFCSGLKVAPSAEGTWVPLHRPFGPCSPSAGRVPVPSLLEMLRWDQVRTEYVRRKASVGAEDVLNPAKPHVEMYQTDFSLRSPFEVGSGSGSSARIDADGDPTVASQQTMAIDTTVDVPWIQCAPCPIPQCYPQRDPLFDPSTSSTAAAVRCSSPACRSLGPYGNGCSNTSANAECRYLIEYSDDRATAGTYMTDTLTISGSTTVRNFRFGCSHAVRGKFSDLTAGTMSLGGGAQSLLAQTARSLGNAFSYCVPPASASGFLSIGGPVTTNSTTVFATTPLVRSAINPSLYLVRLQGIVVAGRRLRIQPVVFSAGAVMDSSAVITQLPPTAYRALRRAFRSAMRAYPRSGATGTLDTCYDFLGLTNVRVPAVSLVFGGGAVVVLDPPAVMLGGCLAFTATSSDLALGFIGNVQQQTHEVLYDVAAGGVGFRRGGC